One part of the Mangrovibacillus cuniculi genome encodes these proteins:
- a CDS encoding amino acid ABC transporter ATP-binding protein: MIKVEQLSKSFGSLEVLKDISVDFKEGEVVAIVGPSGSGKSTLLRCLNLLEVPTQGKVTLMDKEITAPKAPVQEIRKDIGMVFQHFHLFPHLTALENVTYAPMNVKGLSKKEAIELGQDLLKKVGLSEKADTYPGKLSGGQKQRVAIARALAMNPKVMLFDEPTSALDPEMVKEVLEVMKNLAKTGMTMLIVTHEMGFAKEVADRVLFLVDGCVVEDSHPDNFFTSPQSERAKEFLQKVL, encoded by the coding sequence ATGATTAAAGTAGAACAACTTTCAAAATCATTTGGATCGTTAGAAGTCTTAAAAGATATTTCTGTAGACTTTAAAGAAGGAGAAGTGGTGGCGATTGTTGGGCCATCAGGATCTGGTAAGTCTACATTACTTAGGTGTTTAAATTTGTTAGAAGTTCCTACGCAAGGGAAAGTAACATTAATGGATAAGGAAATCACTGCGCCAAAGGCTCCTGTGCAAGAAATTAGAAAGGATATTGGAATGGTGTTTCAGCATTTTCATCTTTTCCCTCACCTTACTGCATTGGAGAATGTTACGTATGCACCAATGAACGTAAAGGGTTTGTCAAAAAAGGAAGCAATAGAGTTAGGGCAGGATCTGCTAAAGAAAGTAGGACTTTCAGAAAAAGCAGACACATACCCCGGAAAATTATCTGGTGGACAGAAACAACGTGTAGCGATAGCTCGAGCTCTAGCTATGAACCCAAAAGTCATGCTATTTGATGAGCCGACTTCAGCCCTTGATCCAGAAATGGTAAAAGAGGTATTAGAAGTAATGAAAAACTTAGCAAAAACAGGAATGACGATGCTCATCGTAACGCATGAAATGGGATTTGCTAAAGAAGTAGCTGATCGCGTGTTATTTTTAGTTGATGGTTGTGTGGTGGAAGATAGTCATCCAGACAATTTCTTTACTAGTCCTCAATCAGAAAGAGCAAAGGAATTCTTGCAAAAAGTTCTCTAG
- a CDS encoding amino acid ABC transporter permease, which yields MELDFMRIVPSIPFILKGIQVTLQIVALAAILGFILGVFLALFKVSKVKPLMWLADFYTSIFRGTPLVLQLMIIFYGSPQLIGYQIDGYTAAVLSFGLNSAAYISEIIRAGIQAVDKGQMEAATALGIPYKKTMKDLIIPQAMKNILPALMNEFITLTKESAIVTVIGVTDIMRRTYIVGSDLYSFFEPMLFAGLIYYVLVMILTFAGKAVERKLSAHD from the coding sequence ATGGAACTAGATTTCATGCGGATAGTACCGTCTATTCCTTTTATTTTAAAGGGAATTCAGGTTACCCTTCAGATCGTTGCATTAGCAGCAATTCTAGGATTTATACTTGGAGTGTTTTTGGCATTATTCAAAGTTAGCAAAGTGAAGCCATTAATGTGGTTAGCGGATTTTTATACATCTATTTTTAGAGGAACACCATTGGTTCTTCAGTTAATGATAATATTTTATGGATCACCGCAGTTAATTGGCTATCAAATCGATGGATATACCGCAGCGGTCTTAAGTTTCGGGTTAAATTCAGCAGCTTATATTTCTGAAATCATTCGTGCAGGGATTCAAGCAGTGGATAAAGGGCAAATGGAGGCTGCGACAGCATTAGGTATTCCGTATAAAAAAACAATGAAAGACTTAATTATTCCGCAAGCAATGAAAAATATCTTGCCTGCGCTAATGAATGAGTTTATTACACTAACAAAAGAATCTGCCATTGTTACGGTAATAGGTGTAACGGACATTATGCGAAGAACCTATATTGTCGGAAGTGATTTATATTCCTTCTTTGAACCAATGTTGTTTGCTGGTCTAATTTATTATGTTCTCGTTATGATTTTAACGTTTGCAGGAAAAGCAGTGGAAAGGAAGTTGAGTGCGCATGATTAA
- a CDS encoding transporter substrate-binding domain-containing protein, with the protein MKKALLSILLGTSLLVAGCGTSSVTGSGGDDEKKLIMGTSADYPPFEYIDTAKGEEIIGFDVDLANALAEKIGYEIEVKDMEFSGLIEAVKGGQVDLVLAGMTPTEERKESVDFTEIYYVAKDMIVYKDGTPISSEEDLAGLTVGVQLGSIQEDSAKELAEQYGFTVESRNRIPELVQEVVNGRFDAAIIENTVAKGFMENNKDLKGYTMEVDEEEAGSAIAFPKDSELTAKFNEALQEMKDSGELDELVNKWFGDANEK; encoded by the coding sequence ATGAAAAAAGCACTTTTATCAATTTTACTAGGAACTAGTTTACTAGTTGCAGGATGCGGTACTTCTTCTGTAACGGGTAGCGGTGGAGATGATGAGAAGAAGTTAATCATGGGAACGTCAGCGGATTATCCTCCATTTGAGTACATCGATACGGCAAAAGGAGAAGAAATTATTGGTTTTGACGTTGATTTGGCTAACGCTTTGGCAGAAAAAATAGGCTATGAAATTGAAGTCAAAGATATGGAATTTAGCGGCTTGATTGAAGCGGTTAAAGGTGGTCAAGTAGATCTTGTATTAGCTGGAATGACACCAACAGAAGAGCGAAAAGAATCAGTAGATTTTACAGAAATTTATTATGTTGCAAAAGATATGATTGTATATAAAGATGGAACACCAATTAGTTCAGAAGAAGACTTAGCAGGATTAACTGTAGGTGTTCAATTAGGTTCAATTCAAGAAGATTCTGCGAAAGAGCTAGCGGAACAATATGGTTTTACAGTAGAATCCCGTAATCGTATTCCTGAATTAGTTCAAGAAGTAGTAAATGGCCGTTTTGATGCTGCAATTATTGAGAATACAGTTGCAAAAGGCTTTATGGAAAATAACAAAGATCTAAAAGGTTATACAATGGAAGTGGATGAAGAAGAAGCTGGATCAGCAATCGCTTTTCCAAAAGATTCAGAGTTAACAGCGAAGTTTAATGAAGCTCTTCAAGAGATGAAGGATAGTGGAGAGTTAGACGAGTTAGTAAACAAATGGTTTGGGGATGCAAACGAAAAATAA
- a CDS encoding BrxA/BrxB family bacilliredoxin has translation MEMNFDLLMNDIVRQARQELEMNGYEQLRTQEDVETAFARPGTTLVMINSVCGCAGGIARPAAVHSIHHDHRPDHLVTVFAGQDKEATAVARSYFEGYPPSSPSFALLKDGKIQTMVERHEIEGHEPMSVVEKLQSYFEEFCEEV, from the coding sequence ATGGAAATGAATTTTGATTTATTAATGAATGACATCGTGCGACAAGCACGTCAAGAATTAGAAATGAACGGCTATGAGCAGTTGCGTACGCAAGAAGATGTAGAGACTGCATTTGCTCGTCCAGGTACAACATTAGTGATGATTAACTCTGTATGTGGTTGTGCAGGAGGAATTGCAAGACCAGCAGCAGTACATTCTATCCATCACGACCACCGCCCAGATCACCTAGTAACGGTATTTGCTGGTCAGGATAAAGAAGCGACTGCAGTTGCTAGAAGCTATTTTGAAGGATACCCACCTTCATCACCATCTTTCGCATTATTAAAAGATGGCAAGATCCAAACAATGGTAGAGCGTCATGAAATTGAAGGACACGAACCAATGTCAGTAGTTGAAAAATTACAATCATACTTTGAAGAGTTTTGTGAAGAAGTTTGA
- the meaB gene encoding methylmalonyl Co-A mutase-associated GTPase MeaB, protein MMAWKKKNTQPLDIDGVATELMQGSRGALAKAITLVESNKEEHRYDAEKLLEKLDRTTTSFRIGVSGIPGAGKSTFIEDIGLSLCENGEKVAVLAIDPSSRYSKGSILGDKTRMERLSLHPNAFVRPTSTGGTLGGVHHRTTEVLYLCEAAGYQTIFVETVGVGQSEGMVRELVDCFILLLLSRTGDDLQGVKRGILELADVFIINKADPNVRKEAENLKTSTEQLIQLFTPSTEGFEQEVWLHSTLLREDKHEIVKSLERVKMAMTILPSVQKRRFEQLIEWSNQHIRMEIQRLFEKEMKQEIAIMESKLSLHSPIPYAELRELIRKFRNE, encoded by the coding sequence ATGATGGCTTGGAAGAAAAAGAACACACAGCCTTTAGACATTGATGGTGTAGCTACTGAGCTTATGCAAGGAAGTCGCGGTGCATTAGCAAAAGCAATCACGCTTGTGGAAAGTAACAAAGAGGAGCATCGATACGACGCAGAAAAGCTGCTGGAAAAGCTGGACCGAACAACTACTAGTTTTCGGATAGGTGTTTCGGGTATCCCTGGGGCAGGAAAAAGCACATTTATTGAAGACATTGGATTATCACTTTGTGAGAATGGAGAAAAAGTAGCTGTTCTAGCGATTGATCCAAGTTCTAGGTATTCAAAAGGGAGTATTCTAGGAGACAAAACGAGAATGGAGCGTTTATCCCTCCATCCCAACGCATTTGTCAGGCCTACTTCGACAGGTGGGACACTTGGTGGGGTTCACCATCGCACAACGGAAGTGCTCTATCTCTGCGAAGCGGCAGGCTACCAAACTATCTTTGTTGAAACGGTAGGTGTCGGACAAAGTGAGGGCATGGTTCGTGAACTTGTTGATTGTTTTATTTTACTCCTATTATCTCGTACGGGTGATGACCTTCAAGGAGTAAAAAGAGGAATTCTAGAACTAGCGGATGTTTTCATTATCAATAAAGCAGATCCTAATGTTAGGAAAGAAGCTGAAAACTTAAAAACGTCTACGGAACAATTAATTCAACTGTTTACACCGTCAACAGAAGGATTTGAGCAAGAAGTCTGGTTACATTCTACATTGCTAAGAGAAGATAAACATGAAATAGTGAAAAGTTTAGAGCGTGTAAAAATGGCGATGACGATTCTACCTTCTGTACAAAAAAGGAGATTCGAGCAGTTGATAGAATGGTCTAATCAACATATACGTATGGAAATACAAAGGTTGTTTGAAAAAGAAATGAAACAAGAAATAGCTATAATGGAAAGTAAACTTTCCCTTCATTCTCCTATTCCTTATGCAGAGTTAAGAGAACTTATAAGAAAGTTTCGAAATGAATAA
- the scpA gene encoding methylmalonyl-CoA mutase yields MQKAKRERKYVSTHSTKKENEHAFPGVFPFLRGPYPTMYVTRPWTIRQYAGFSTAEESNAFYRENLAQGQKGLSIAFDLPTHRGYDSDHPRVLADVGKAGVAIDSVEDMKLLFDGIPLDKMSVSMTMNGAVLPILAFYIVAAEEQGVLPEQLSGTIQNDILKEYMVRNTYIYPPTMSMRIIRDIFSYTSKQMPKFNSISISGYHMQEAGAPAEVELAYTIADGLEYVRTGLEAGINVDDFAPRLSFFWGIGMDLLTEVAKLRTGRKLWAEQMQQFSPNNEKSMMLRAHSQTSGWSLTEQEPFINVSRTYIEAFAATLGGTQSLHTNALDEAIALPTPSSARIARNTQLFLQEEVGITDSIDPFFGSDIVELKTEELYEKAKNILAEIENLGGMAKAIETGLPKLTIEEAATKRQAWIDSKKESIMGVNRFATLEEETVDVLSIETEIVRKNQLERLNHLKKERNSKDVQSALQKITEIAKQPSANLVGAVVEAARVRCTLGEISDAIEKVCGRHQAKILSVQGVYQSQSSQLATIEEVRTLADQFEEVEGRRPRMLLAKIGQDGHDRGAKIIATAFADHGFDVDIGPLFQTPEETVRQAVENDVHVIGVSSLAAGHKTIVPSIKKALLDANREDILIIVGGVIPKQDYDFLIEQGAHSIFGPGTVIPLAAKQVLLAIFEQLGYEQSS; encoded by the coding sequence ATGCAAAAGGCTAAAAGAGAAAGAAAATATGTTTCTACGCACTCCACTAAAAAGGAAAATGAACACGCTTTCCCAGGTGTGTTTCCGTTTTTACGAGGTCCTTACCCTACCATGTATGTTACTAGACCTTGGACGATAAGACAGTATGCAGGTTTTTCTACTGCAGAAGAGAGTAACGCTTTTTATCGTGAAAACTTAGCACAAGGGCAAAAGGGGTTGTCCATTGCTTTTGATCTACCTACTCACCGAGGATATGACTCTGATCATCCTAGAGTGTTGGCAGATGTAGGGAAAGCAGGAGTAGCAATTGACAGTGTAGAGGATATGAAATTATTATTTGATGGAATACCACTCGATAAGATGTCTGTTTCCATGACGATGAATGGAGCAGTTCTACCGATATTAGCTTTTTATATCGTGGCTGCAGAGGAACAAGGCGTACTTCCAGAACAATTATCTGGGACGATTCAAAACGATATTTTAAAAGAATACATGGTGAGAAATACATATATTTATCCACCAACCATGTCGATGAGGATTATAAGAGATATCTTCTCGTATACATCAAAACAAATGCCTAAATTCAATTCTATCTCTATATCTGGTTATCATATGCAAGAAGCGGGAGCGCCAGCTGAAGTAGAACTAGCTTATACTATTGCAGATGGATTAGAGTATGTTCGGACTGGATTAGAAGCTGGGATAAATGTAGATGATTTTGCTCCACGTTTGTCTTTCTTTTGGGGTATTGGGATGGATCTACTTACAGAAGTTGCTAAACTAAGAACGGGAAGAAAGCTTTGGGCAGAACAGATGCAACAGTTCTCACCTAACAACGAAAAGTCTATGATGCTTCGTGCGCATAGCCAAACATCCGGCTGGAGTTTAACAGAGCAGGAACCGTTTATCAATGTAAGTAGAACGTATATAGAGGCATTTGCGGCAACGCTAGGGGGGACACAGTCTCTTCACACCAATGCTTTAGATGAAGCTATTGCCTTACCTACCCCTTCTTCTGCAAGAATTGCCCGCAATACGCAGTTATTTTTACAAGAGGAAGTAGGTATCACAGATTCCATTGATCCATTTTTCGGATCTGATATCGTTGAATTAAAAACAGAAGAATTGTATGAAAAAGCGAAAAACATACTCGCTGAAATAGAGAATTTAGGTGGCATGGCTAAAGCAATTGAAACAGGTCTACCGAAATTAACAATTGAAGAAGCAGCTACGAAAAGGCAGGCATGGATCGATAGCAAAAAGGAATCCATTATGGGAGTTAATCGATTTGCTACATTAGAAGAAGAAACCGTAGATGTATTGTCTATTGAAACAGAAATAGTACGAAAAAACCAACTAGAACGATTAAATCACTTAAAGAAAGAAAGAAATTCAAAAGACGTGCAATCAGCTCTTCAAAAGATTACAGAAATAGCAAAACAACCTAGTGCAAACTTAGTAGGGGCGGTTGTAGAAGCTGCAAGAGTAAGGTGTACTCTCGGCGAGATATCAGATGCCATTGAAAAGGTTTGTGGCAGACACCAAGCGAAGATACTCTCCGTACAAGGGGTCTATCAATCTCAATCTAGTCAATTAGCAACTATTGAAGAAGTTAGAACACTTGCTGATCAGTTTGAGGAAGTAGAAGGTCGACGTCCAAGAATGTTGTTAGCTAAAATAGGGCAAGACGGGCACGATCGAGGAGCAAAAATTATTGCAACTGCATTTGCGGACCATGGTTTTGACGTGGATATTGGACCATTGTTTCAAACACCAGAAGAAACTGTGCGGCAAGCAGTAGAAAATGATGTCCATGTCATTGGAGTTAGTTCACTTGCAGCCGGTCACAAAACGATCGTTCCTTCGATCAAAAAAGCATTACTAGACGCAAATCGAGAGGATATCTTAATTATCGTTGGGGGAGTGATTCCAAAGCAAGATTATGACTTCTTAATAGAGCAAGGGGCACATTCTATCTTTGGTCCAGGTACCGTTATTCCATTAGCAGCAAAACAAGTGTTGTTAGCTATATTTGAACAATTAGGATATGAACAATCATCATGA
- a CDS encoding methylmalonyl-CoA mutase family protein: protein MKQYSGIEINGMEEWLEKVKKTTKGQDVKNLEKLTRDGITIPLISMNDVENQKDEHTKDFFIDSTQPQLWMSSKYLNEKFEGVDIFVSEEKTSDDYVNVKELRSEARVAGQAYHLISTYPLHQSGVPVQYELAFIFSAVEEWIRERKPFFTTKSERLLIHLPTDQHFITEIAKFDSLRNGLYTIFSEEGFSTFPGIIITSPSTRRWSSLDHEMNLLRLTNSVTLAALSGIGTIHTIPYDEFSVKGASKRGIRLARTIPYLVWEEARLLPSTYATDSWTIKEVSEKIYELSWDIYHCIEENGGVSCWIQNQEQEELCLKYQAKTAEDVLEGRVKLVGSNIYFTNLMNQFPLSTTEFRWSDKLEQWQGKMHSVTYSLSKELSAEDAKQITTIFHLFGLKKVETEFANLHVQDYINNQLTLVINKKVRNIPVVSTLQLIETIWKELA, encoded by the coding sequence ATGAAGCAATATTCAGGAATAGAGATAAATGGTATGGAGGAATGGCTAGAGAAAGTAAAGAAAACGACAAAGGGTCAAGATGTTAAAAATCTAGAAAAACTTACTCGAGACGGTATTACCATCCCATTGATTAGTATGAACGATGTGGAAAATCAAAAGGATGAGCACACGAAAGATTTTTTTATAGACTCTACACAACCACAGCTATGGATGTCATCAAAATATTTGAATGAGAAATTCGAAGGTGTAGATATTTTTGTATCAGAGGAAAAAACATCTGATGATTATGTAAATGTAAAAGAGTTACGGTCAGAAGCGAGAGTCGCGGGGCAAGCTTACCACCTTATAAGTACATATCCACTACATCAGTCTGGTGTACCTGTCCAATATGAACTAGCTTTCATCTTCTCTGCTGTGGAAGAATGGATTAGAGAAAGAAAGCCTTTTTTTACAACTAAGAGTGAGCGATTGCTCATTCATTTACCTACAGATCAACATTTTATAACAGAAATAGCGAAATTCGATTCTCTTCGAAATGGTTTGTATACCATTTTTTCGGAAGAAGGATTTTCAACTTTTCCTGGAATTATCATCACATCACCTTCCACTAGAAGATGGTCTAGTTTAGATCATGAGATGAATCTATTGCGCCTAACAAATAGTGTCACGTTAGCAGCACTAAGTGGAATTGGTACCATTCACACCATTCCTTATGACGAATTTTCAGTAAAGGGGGCTTCTAAGCGAGGCATTAGGCTTGCTAGAACAATTCCTTATCTTGTTTGGGAAGAAGCGAGATTATTACCTTCTACTTATGCAACGGATTCCTGGACCATTAAGGAGGTAAGCGAAAAAATATATGAATTATCTTGGGACATCTACCATTGCATAGAAGAAAACGGTGGGGTATCATGCTGGATACAAAATCAGGAACAGGAAGAATTATGCTTAAAGTATCAAGCAAAAACAGCGGAAGATGTGCTAGAAGGTAGGGTGAAATTGGTAGGTTCTAATATTTATTTTACCAATTTAATGAACCAATTCCCACTTTCAACTACTGAATTCAGATGGTCGGATAAATTAGAACAGTGGCAAGGAAAAATGCATTCTGTTACTTATTCATTATCAAAAGAACTTTCGGCAGAAGATGCGAAACAAATTACGACAATTTTTCATTTGTTTGGTTTAAAAAAAGTAGAAACGGAGTTTGCTAATCTTCATGTCCAAGACTATATCAACAATCAACTTACACTAGTCATAAATAAAAAAGTGAGGAACATCCCTGTAGTTTCCACACTTCAGCTAATCGAAACCATTTGGAAGGAGCTAGCGTAA
- a CDS encoding dihydrolipoamide acetyltransferase family protein, with amino-acid sequence MAIEKMTMPQLGESVTEGTIERWLVKPGDKINKYDPIAEVQTDKVSAEVPSSFTGVVKELVANEGDTLAVGEVICAVEVEGSTPSSEKRVEKKEEISNSSTPATTNKPAAEKGKVRYSPAVLKLSQEHDIDLNRVTGSGKDGRITRKDILAIVESGGQSANEPVQEQVTAPVMESAPPTPSTPKPAQPYVPVGKGDIEIPVTGVRKAIAQNMVRAKQEVPHAWTMMEVDVTNLVAYRNSVKGEFKEKEGFNLTFFAFFVKAVAQALKEFPQINSMWAGEKIVQKKDINISIAVATDDALFVPVIKHADEKTIKGIAREIADLAGKVRAGKLSSDDMKDGTFTVNNTGSFGSVQSMGIINYPQAAILQVESIVKRPVVMDHGMIGVRDMVNLCMSLDHRVLDGLVCGRFLQRVKEILENTSKENTPLY; translated from the coding sequence ATGGCGATTGAAAAAATGACCATGCCTCAGTTAGGGGAAAGTGTTACAGAAGGTACGATTGAACGTTGGTTAGTAAAGCCTGGTGATAAAATCAATAAATACGATCCAATTGCGGAAGTCCAAACGGATAAAGTTAGTGCGGAAGTGCCATCTTCTTTTACAGGAGTAGTAAAAGAGTTGGTGGCAAATGAAGGTGATACATTAGCGGTAGGAGAAGTAATCTGTGCTGTTGAAGTAGAAGGTAGTACGCCATCTAGTGAGAAAAGAGTGGAGAAGAAAGAAGAGATTAGTAACTCTTCTACTCCTGCAACGACTAACAAGCCAGCTGCTGAGAAAGGAAAAGTACGTTATTCTCCAGCGGTGTTAAAGCTTTCCCAAGAACACGATATTGATTTAAACCGTGTTACAGGAAGCGGAAAAGATGGACGTATAACGCGAAAAGATATCTTAGCAATTGTTGAATCTGGTGGACAGTCTGCTAATGAACCAGTTCAAGAGCAAGTGACTGCTCCAGTGATGGAGTCTGCTCCGCCTACACCAAGTACTCCTAAACCAGCGCAACCTTACGTACCGGTAGGAAAAGGAGACATAGAGATTCCTGTTACAGGAGTTCGTAAAGCAATCGCACAAAACATGGTTCGCGCCAAGCAAGAAGTTCCACATGCATGGACCATGATGGAAGTAGATGTAACCAACTTAGTTGCATATCGTAATAGCGTAAAAGGTGAATTTAAAGAAAAAGAAGGATTCAATTTAACGTTCTTTGCATTCTTCGTAAAAGCTGTTGCTCAAGCACTGAAAGAATTCCCTCAGATTAATTCGATGTGGGCTGGAGAAAAAATTGTCCAGAAAAAAGACATCAATATCTCTATCGCCGTTGCGACGGATGATGCTTTATTCGTTCCAGTAATTAAACATGCTGACGAGAAAACAATCAAAGGAATTGCTCGTGAAATTGCTGACTTAGCTGGAAAAGTAAGAGCAGGTAAACTTTCATCTGATGATATGAAGGATGGAACATTTACTGTCAATAATACGGGTTCGTTCGGATCCGTTCAATCTATGGGAATTATTAATTACCCGCAAGCAGCTATTTTGCAAGTGGAGTCTATTGTTAAACGCCCAGTAGTAATGGACCACGGAATGATTGGTGTTCGAGATATGGTTAATCTGTGTATGTCTCTAGACCACCGTGTATTAGATGGATTGGTGTGCGGTCGCTTCTTACAGCGAGTAAAAGAAATTTTAGAAAACACTTCAAAAGAAAACACACCATTATATTAA
- a CDS encoding alpha-ketoacid dehydrogenase subunit beta codes for MAVISYIDAVTMAIREEMERDEKVFVLGEDVGKKGGVFKATHGLYDQFGEARVLDTPLAESAIAGVGIGAAMYGMRPIAEMQFADFIMPAVNQIISEAARIRYRSNNDWTCPIVVRAPYGGGVHGALYHSQSVEAVFANQPGLKIVMPSTPYDVKGLLKAAIRDDDPVLFFEHKRAYRLIKGEVPTDDYTLPIGKADVKREGDDITVITYGLCVHFALQAAEKLAQDGISAHILDLRTIYPLDKEAIIEAASKTGKVLLVTEDNKEGSIMGEVAAIIAENCLFDLDAPIKRLAGPDVPAMPYAPTMEKYFMMNPDKVEKAMRELAEF; via the coding sequence ATGGCTGTAATTTCTTACATTGATGCTGTCACAATGGCAATAAGAGAAGAAATGGAACGAGATGAAAAAGTATTTGTACTTGGAGAAGATGTAGGGAAAAAAGGTGGCGTCTTCAAAGCTACTCACGGCTTATACGATCAATTCGGAGAAGCTAGAGTTTTAGATACACCTCTAGCGGAATCCGCAATTGCTGGAGTAGGGATCGGTGCTGCAATGTATGGTATGCGTCCAATTGCTGAGATGCAATTTGCAGACTTTATTATGCCTGCAGTAAACCAAATTATTTCAGAAGCAGCTCGTATTCGTTATCGTTCTAACAATGACTGGACTTGTCCAATTGTTGTTCGTGCTCCTTATGGTGGTGGTGTTCATGGTGCACTTTATCATTCTCAATCTGTTGAAGCAGTATTTGCTAATCAACCTGGATTGAAAATCGTAATGCCGTCTACTCCTTATGATGTCAAAGGACTTTTAAAAGCTGCGATTCGAGATGACGATCCAGTGCTATTCTTTGAACATAAACGAGCTTACCGTTTAATCAAAGGAGAGGTTCCAACAGACGATTACACGCTTCCTATCGGAAAGGCTGATGTGAAGCGAGAAGGTGATGATATTACAGTCATTACATACGGTCTATGTGTTCACTTTGCTCTTCAAGCAGCAGAAAAGTTAGCGCAAGATGGTATTTCTGCACACATTCTTGATTTACGTACCATTTATCCATTAGATAAAGAAGCGATTATAGAAGCTGCATCTAAAACAGGTAAAGTACTTTTAGTAACGGAAGACAATAAAGAAGGAAGCATAATGGGAGAAGTGGCAGCCATTATTGCAGAAAACTGCCTATTTGACCTTGATGCTCCAATTAAGCGCTTAGCTGGTCCTGATGTACCGGCAATGCCTTATGCACCTACGATGGAAAAATATTTCATGATGAATCCAGATAAAGTCGAAAAAGCAATGAGAGAACTTGCAGAATTTTAA
- a CDS encoding thiamine pyrophosphate-dependent dehydrogenase E1 component subunit alpha, whose product MTENRHQSVGLSDQTVLEMYETMLLSRRVDERMWLLNRSGKIPFVISCQGQEAAQVGAAFALDREKDYVLPYYRDMGVVLTFGMTPTDLMLSGFAKAEDPNSGGRQMPGHFGQKKNRIVTGSSPVTTQVPHAVGIALAGKMEGKDLVTFVTFGEGSSNQGDFHEGANFAGVHKLPVIFMCENNKYAISVPIEKQLACENVSDRAIGYGMPGFTIDGNDPIAVYKAVKEAADRGRRGEGPTLIETISYRLTPHSSDDDDRTYRSGDEVQDAKTKDPIITFAAYLREVGVLTEEVEKEMNDRVMKQVNEATEYAENAPYAEAEDALKYVYAENE is encoded by the coding sequence ATGACAGAAAATCGTCATCAATCAGTAGGTTTATCAGATCAAACTGTTCTAGAAATGTATGAAACTATGTTACTTTCACGTCGTGTTGACGAGCGTATGTGGTTATTAAATCGTTCTGGAAAAATTCCATTTGTTATTTCTTGTCAAGGACAAGAGGCAGCGCAAGTTGGTGCAGCTTTCGCGCTAGATAGAGAGAAAGATTATGTTTTACCTTACTATCGTGATATGGGAGTTGTTTTAACATTTGGAATGACACCTACTGATTTAATGTTATCAGGATTTGCGAAAGCAGAAGATCCAAACTCAGGTGGACGTCAAATGCCAGGGCATTTTGGCCAAAAGAAAAATCGTATTGTTACAGGATCTTCACCTGTAACAACACAAGTACCACATGCTGTTGGAATCGCTTTAGCAGGTAAAATGGAAGGAAAAGATTTAGTAACATTCGTAACGTTTGGTGAAGGATCTTCCAACCAAGGGGATTTCCATGAAGGAGCAAACTTTGCTGGTGTGCATAAGTTACCAGTTATCTTTATGTGTGAAAATAACAAATACGCTATTTCTGTTCCAATTGAAAAACAGCTTGCATGTGAAAATGTTTCTGACCGTGCAATTGGCTATGGAATGCCTGGCTTCACAATCGATGGCAATGACCCTATTGCAGTATATAAAGCTGTAAAAGAAGCAGCTGATCGTGGCCGACGTGGAGAAGGTCCAACATTAATTGAAACGATCTCTTACCGATTGACTCCTCACTCCTCAGATGATGATGATCGTACGTATCGTTCTGGTGATGAAGTACAAGACGCAAAAACAAAAGATCCGATTATTACATTTGCTGCGTATCTTCGTGAAGTAGGAGTGCTGACAGAAGAAGTAGAAAAAGAAATGAATGATCGAGTAATGAAGCAAGTAAACGAGGCAACGGAATATGCCGAGAATGCTCCTTATGCAGAAGCTGAGGATGCACTAAAGTACGTTTACGCGGAAAATGAATAA